A genomic region of Desulfotomaculum sp. contains the following coding sequences:
- a CDS encoding ISAs1 family transposase, producing FSLFKTVIGQRQVDKKSNEITAFKPHLKPMDLEGRVGAADAMHTQVEHARFIVEDKKADYVFPVKL from the coding sequence GTTTTTCATTGTTTAAAACAGTTATCGGCCAGCGACAGGTGGACAAAAAAAGCAACGAAATTACTGCATTCAAGCCCCATTTGAAACCGATGGACCTGGAAGGCAGGGTCGGCGCCGCCGATGCTATGCATACACAGGTAGAACATGCCCGGTTCATTGTTGAAGATAAAAAAGCTGATTATGTCTTTCCGGTAAAACTTTAA